The nucleotide sequence GCGCCCGAAAAGATCGTATTTGTCGAATGTGGCGCGCCGTGGCGCGAGGAGGTGGACTGGGTTGAGCGCCTGGCCGCGAGCGAGCCGCGCATCGCGGCCATCGTGGCCAAGTGCGCGGTCAACGAGGGGCCCGCCACCGTCGCCGCCCTGGCGGAGCTCAAGCGCCACCCACGGGTGCGCGGCGTGCGCCACCTCATCCAGCACGAGCCCGACCCGGATTTCTGCGCCCGGCCGGCATTCATCGCCGGCGTGCAGGCGGTCGGGGCGGCCGGCCTGAGCTTCGACGTGTGCTGCTTCCATCACCAGTTGCCGGCGGTCGTCCGGTTGGTGCGGGCCTGTCCGGAAACCCACTTCATCCTCGACCATTTCGGCAAGCCCGGCATCCGGGCCGGCCGGCTCGACCCCTGGCGGGCGCACCTGCGCCAGCTGGCGGCGTTGCCGAATGTGGACTGCAAGCTATCCGGCCTGATCACCGAGGCCGACCCGGTGGTATGGCAGGCGACCGACCTGCACCCCTATGTGGCGCACGCGCTGGAGGTCTTCGGCCCCGGCCGCCTGCTCTTCGGCGGCGACTGGCCCGTCGTGAAACTCGCCGGATCGTACGTGCGCTGGCTCGACACGGCGCGCGGCTTGGTTTCCCATTTGTGCCCGGCCGACCGGGCCGCCCTATTCCACGGCAACGCCACCCGCGTCTACCGGCTGGACTGACCCCCCCATGTTTACCCTCACCAACAAGATCGCGCTCGTGACCGGCGGTGGTTCCGGGATCGGCCGCGCCATCGCCCGTCTCTTTGCCCGACAGGGCGCGTTTGTCTGGATCGTGGATCGCGACGCGCTGGCCGGTCGCGGCGAGGTCGACGCGATCCGGGAGGAAGGTGGCCAGGCCGATTTTGCCGAGCTGGACGTCAGTGACGCCGCGGCCGCCGCGG is from Lacunisphaera limnophila and encodes:
- a CDS encoding amidohydrolase family protein, with product MHFWDRAVLPYPWLEEVPSIAGRHTPAEMVAEAGADAPEKIVFVECGAPWREEVDWVERLAASEPRIAAIVAKCAVNEGPATVAALAELKRHPRVRGVRHLIQHEPDPDFCARPAFIAGVQAVGAAGLSFDVCCFHHQLPAVVRLVRACPETHFILDHFGKPGIRAGRLDPWRAHLRQLAALPNVDCKLSGLITEADPVVWQATDLHPYVAHALEVFGPGRLLFGGDWPVVKLAGSYVRWLDTARGLVSHLCPADRAALFHGNATRVYRLD